One Nocardioides sp. DNA window includes the following coding sequences:
- the recF gene encoding DNA replication/repair protein RecF encodes MYVSHLTLHDFRSYPELELELGPGPIAFVGRNGQGKTNIVEAIDYLSRLASHRVSSDAPLVRSGAEQAVVRAAVVKDGRTATLEVELNPGRANRARVNRAQLPRARELIGLVRTVVFSPEDLSLVKGDPSERRAFLDDLLVLRTPRFAGVRSDYDRILRQRNSLLKTARPGPGSAQRREAALATLDVWDEQLARVGAEILAARLELVDALRPYVGTSYEAVARGASREDAAIEYKPSLELGVVSRRAAPSSTTEGSDLPVVEERADASVSKPRGAEDLPVVEERADASVSKPLGADDLSDALLAEIQRRRSDELDRGLSLVGPHRDELLLTLSNGETRLPVRGYASHGESWSFALALRLAAYDLLRHEGDDPILILDDVFAELDTQRRGQLAAIVAGAEQVLVTAAVGADVPEALAGRRFVVEGGTVQEQSGQEQSGQEQSGQEQSGQEQSSRVETTAND; translated from the coding sequence CTGTACGTCTCGCATCTGACCCTGCACGACTTCCGCTCCTATCCGGAGCTGGAACTCGAGTTGGGCCCCGGGCCGATCGCGTTCGTGGGCCGCAACGGGCAGGGCAAGACCAACATCGTCGAGGCGATCGACTACTTGTCGAGGCTGGCCTCGCACCGGGTCTCGTCCGACGCACCGCTCGTACGCTCGGGTGCCGAGCAGGCGGTCGTCCGGGCGGCGGTCGTCAAGGACGGGCGTACGGCGACCCTCGAAGTCGAACTCAATCCTGGCCGGGCCAACCGGGCGCGGGTGAATCGTGCCCAGCTGCCGCGAGCTCGTGAGTTGATCGGCCTGGTGCGTACGGTCGTCTTCTCGCCGGAGGATCTTTCGCTGGTCAAGGGTGACCCGAGTGAACGCCGGGCGTTCCTGGACGACCTGCTGGTGTTGCGTACGCCTCGTTTCGCCGGTGTGCGCAGCGACTATGACCGGATCCTGCGCCAGCGCAACTCGTTGCTGAAGACGGCGCGACCCGGCCCGGGATCGGCGCAGCGTCGCGAGGCCGCGTTGGCGACGCTCGACGTGTGGGACGAGCAGTTGGCTCGCGTGGGTGCGGAGATCCTGGCGGCGCGGTTGGAGTTGGTGGACGCGCTGCGTCCCTATGTCGGCACGTCGTACGAGGCCGTCGCGCGCGGCGCCAGTCGTGAGGACGCGGCGATCGAGTACAAGCCGTCGCTGGAGCTGGGGGTGGTTTCGAGACGGGCTGCGCCCTCCTCAACCACCGAAGGGAGTGACCTACCGGTGGTTGAGGAGCGAGCGGATGCGAGCGTCTCGAAACCACGCGGTGCTGAGGACCTACCGGTGGTTGAGGAGCGAGCGGATGCGAGCGTCTCGAAACCACTCGGCGCAGACGACCTCTCCGACGCCCTCCTCGCCGAGATCCAGCGCCGCCGCAGCGACGAACTGGACCGGGGGCTCTCCCTCGTCGGCCCACACCGCGACGAACTCCTGCTGACGTTGAGCAATGGCGAGACCCGGTTGCCCGTACGTGGGTACGCCTCCCACGGCGAGTCCTGGTCGTTCGCGCTGGCGCTGCGGTTGGCAGCGTACGACCTGTTGCGCCATGAGGGCGACGACCCGATCCTGATTCTCGACGACGTCTTCGCCGAACTCGACACCCAGCGGCGTGGCCAACTCGCCGCGATCGTCGCCGGGGCCGAACAGGTCTTGGTCACGGCTGCCGTCGGCGCAGATGTCCCCGAAGCGCTGGCCGGGCGCCGCTTCGTCGTGGAGGGTGGCACGGTGCAGGAACAGTCAGGGCAGGAACAGTCTGGGCAGGAACAGTCCGGCCAGGAACAGTCCGGGCAGGAACAGTCGAGCCGAGTCGAAACCACGGCCAATGACTGA
- a CDS encoding DciA family protein yields the protein MTDTPPEPTAADGLDLAKLITRSLAKAGGRRTTAKRARPRAGRTPRGEFSGPRPDERDPQTLDNLLGRLVRDEGWEVDLKVHSVFGRWGELVGDEVAAHVTPEAFEEGRLVVRTDSTAWATQLKLLAPDVVRRLNTELGHGTITVIEVLGPHLPTWVKGKRSMRDGRGPRDTYG from the coding sequence ATGACTGACACACCGCCAGAACCCACAGCCGCCGACGGGCTCGATCTCGCCAAGTTGATCACCCGCTCCCTGGCCAAGGCGGGCGGTCGCCGGACCACCGCGAAACGAGCCCGCCCGAGAGCGGGTCGTACGCCTCGCGGTGAGTTCAGCGGCCCGCGCCCCGACGAACGCGACCCCCAGACCCTCGACAACCTGCTCGGCAGACTCGTGCGCGACGAGGGCTGGGAAGTCGACCTCAAGGTCCATTCGGTCTTCGGCCGCTGGGGCGAACTCGTCGGCGACGAGGTCGCTGCCCACGTGACTCCGGAGGCGTTTGAAGAGGGACGATTGGTCGTACGCACCGACTCGACCGCGTGGGCGACCCAACTCAAACTGCTCGCACCAGATGTCGTACGCCGTCTCAACACCGAGCTCGGCCACGGCACGATCACCGTGATCGAGGTGCTCGGGCCGCACCTGCCGACCTGGGTCAAAGGCAAGCGTTCGATGCGTGACGGGCGAGGCCCGCGCGACACGTACGGCTGA